In Silene latifolia isolate original U9 population chromosome 3, ASM4854445v1, whole genome shotgun sequence, a single window of DNA contains:
- the LOC141646332 gene encoding pathogenesis-related protein 1B-like → MNYPKPYQYLFSCLIIVTIALIEISHAQNSPQDYVDAHNAARDAVGVGPIEWDDTVAAYAQEYANSRINDCLLEHSSGPYGENLAQGSGDFMTGIEAIKLWVDEQVDYDYNSNTCADGKVCGHYTQVVWRDSIRLGCARVECDNGWYYVTCNYDPPGNFVGQWPY, encoded by the exons ATGAATTATCCGAAACCGTACCAATATTTGTTCTCATGCTTGATAATTGTTACAATTGCCCTAATCGAAATAAGCCATGCACAAAATTCACCTCAAGACTACGTTGATGCCCATAATGCTGCTCGAGACGCTGTGG GAGTTGGACCGATAGAATGGGACGACACTGTAGCAGCCTATGCACAGGAATACGCGAACTCAAGGATCAACGACTGCCTGTTAGAGCACTCGAGCGGTCCATACGGAGAGAACTTGGCACAAGGGAGTGGTGACTTCATGACGGGGATAGAAGCCATAAAATTGTGGGTTGACGAACAAGTTGACTATGACTATAATTCTAATACTTGTGCTGATGGTAAGGTATGTGGCCATTACACACAAGTTGTCTGGAGAGACTCGATTCGACTTGGATGTGCTCGGGTTGAATGCGATAATGGTTGGTATTACGTTACTTGCAATTATGATCCCCCTGGCAATTTCGTCGGACAGTGGCCTTACTAG
- the LOC141646333 gene encoding pathogenesis-related protein 1A-like yields MNIFKSYKIYLFSCFIIVSFAHVQISHAQNSPQDYVNSHNYARFAVGVEPLYWDNQIAAYAEQYANERIGDCALQSSGSPYGENIAIGSGDFMTGEAAVQMWVDQQSNYDYGTNTCVQGNKCGMYTQVVWRNSVHLGCARVQCYNGSFFVICYYDPPGNFYGEKPF; encoded by the exons atgaatatttTCAAATCttacaaaatttatttgttttcatGTTTCATAATTGTCTCCTTTGCCCATGTTCAAATAAGTCATGCACAAAACTCACCTCAAGATTATGTCAATTCCCATAATTATGCTCGATTTGCTGTTG GTGTGGAACCCTTATACTGGGACAACCAAATAGCGGCCTACGCGGAACAATACGCCAACGAGAGGATCGGCGACTGTGCACTCCAAAGCTCCGGCAGTCCATATGGAGAGAACATCGCAATTGGGAGTGGTGACTTCATGACAGGCGAGGCGGCCGTGCAAATGTGGGTGGATCAACAATCCAACTATGATTATGGTACTAATACTTGTGtccaaggtaacaaatgtgggatGTATACTCAAGTTGTATGGAGGAACTCGGTTCATCTTGGATGTGCTAGGGTTCAATGTTACAACGGATCGTTTTTCGTCATTTGTTATTACGATCCCCCGGGTAACTTCTACGGCGAGAAACCTTTTTAA
- the LOC141649792 gene encoding uncharacterized protein LOC141649792 yields the protein MPDTISSSSVTPASYEVFDDPLYISTSDQPSLRLTETKFNGEHFLQWKREIYQALLAKNKEGFIDGSLRITDKKDKKFHHWNRCDLLVRRWITNSMEPSIAETVKYASSAKELWSEILERYGQTNGIEIYQLKKDLCQISQDNTSLVEYYSKLKTAWEDLDAINPIPYCSCGALDVCTCQLLKRIVDRETNSKLIHFLMGLNKGFDTVRTTVLSMEPLPPLNKALGLLQKIEKHREISEVATVNAEATAYASARPSTVTQGDWKRQKVEGVGHPPHSCFQRIRDNNGGLARGRGRHYNSGGRGNNSGGRGNVYHRNANNVDSIHFPDNPLEIAVADQNVVHPAAAGTTQIQGVDPAVIDGIMQNVMQQVYKAMSDRANSAGASSSVNFAGTDLYSQACTVAHTYGQMSWIVDTGASDHMTSSEEMLYDIKVLNKPIVIGLPDGTIKLVHKIGNIDLTKEIKLKNVLIVPDFKQNLLSVSRLIQHTPMVVLFTNKYCAFQDLSSKVPLALAEKRRGLYLLAFETCILSKFHVQPFQRSHSHAANLFDLVHLDLWGPYRTASRTGAKYFLTILDDHSRVTWVYLFQNKYQQHGIVHQRSIVGRPQQNGRVERKHRHLIETARALRVHANLPIKFWGDSVLTATYLINKMPTAILHWKTPFEVLFKRKPTYDELRVFGCQCFAPIAKSVTGKDKFAVKARKCLFIGYPYGQKGYTLYDMQQHTTFTARDVIFQEDIFPFKQQILDTDDPRQLVDLFHDIEDNDIISVQNPAVNNPAVNDHSEIVCDTSATPNYLSMMLLLGTFQCLKLLQI from the exons ATGCCTGATACTATTTCATCTTCCTCTGTTACTCCTGCATCTTATGAAGTATTTGATGATCCGTTATACATTTCTACTTCGGATCAACCTAGTTTGCGTTTAACTGAGACAAAATTTAATGGTGAACATTTCTTGCAATGGAAACGCGAAATTTACCAGGCATTACTTGCCAAAAACAAGGAAGGATTCATTGATGGATCTCTTAGGATCACTGATAAGAAAGATAAGAAATTTCATCATTGGAATAGATGTGATCTGTTAGTTAGGCGTTGGATTACAAATTCAATGGAACCTAGTATTGCTGAAACTGTGAAATATGCGAGTAGTGctaaagaattatggagtgaaATTCTGGAACGATATGGACAGACTAACGGTATTGAGATTTACCAGTTAAAAAAGGATTTGTGCCAGATTTCACAAGATAATACGAGTCTTGTTGAATATTATAGCAAGTTAAAGACTGCCTGGGAAGATTTAGATGCAATAAATCCTATACCATATTGTTCTTGCGGTGCTCTTGATGTTTGCACCTGTCAATTGCTCAAAAGGATTGTTGATAGAGAAACAAATTCTAAGTTGATTCATTTTTTAATGGGACTGAACAAGGGATTTGATACTGTTAGAACAACAGTTTTGTCTATGGAACCCTTGCCTCCTTTGAATAAGGCTCTAGGTCTTTTACAAAAGATAGAAAAGCATAGAGAAATTTCTGAGGTTGCTACTGTCAATGCTGAGGCAACTGCTTATGCATCTGCAAGACCTTCTACAGTTACACAAGGTGATTGGAAGAGGCAGAAAGTAGAAGGAGTTG GACATCCTCCTCACAGTTGTTTTCAAAGAATCAGAGATAACAATGGTGGTCTAGCAAGAGGAAGGGGCAGGCATTATAATTCTGGTGGAAGAGGAAATAATTCTGGTGGTAGAGGAAATGTCTATCATAGGAATGCTAATAATGTTGACTCTATACATTTTCCTGACAATCCTCTTGAGATTGCTGTTGCAGATCAGAATGTTGTTCATCCTGCAGCTGCGGGAACAACTCAGATACAAGGAGTAGATCCTGCTGTGATAGATGGCATAATGCAAAATGTGATGCAGCAAGTCTACAAAGCCATGTCTGACAGGGCCAATTCAGCAGGAGCTTCTTCATCTGTCAATTTCGCAGGTACAGATCTGTATTCACAGGCTTGTACAGTTGCACATACCTATGGTCAAATGTCTTGGATAGTTGATACAGGGGCTTCTGACCATATGACTTCTTCAGAAGAGATGTTATATGATATCAAGGTGTTGAATAAACCTATTGTGATTGGATTACCAGATGGAACTATAAAATTAGTTCACAAGATTGGAAATATTGATTTGACTAAGGAGATTAAGTTGAAGAATGTGTTGATTGTGCCAGATTTCAAGCAAAACTTGTTGTCAGTCAGTAGGTTGATACAGCACACACCTATGGTTGTCTTGTTTACTAACAAGTATTGTGCTTTCCAGGACCTTTCCAGTAAGGTTCCTTTGGCTTTGGCTGAAAAGAGAAGAGGATTATACTTG TTGGCTTTTGAAACATGCATTTTGTCTAAGTTTCATGTTCAACCTTTTCAAAGGAGTCATTCTCATGCTGCCAATCTTTTTGATTTGGTTCATTTGGATCTTTGGGGTCCATATAGAACTGCTAGCAGAACAGGAGCCAAGTATTTTTTGACTATATTGGATGATCACTCCAGAGTTACTTGGGTTTATTTGTTTCAAAACAAGTATCAA CAACATGGCATAGTACATCAAAGGAGCATTGTAGGTAGGCCACAACAGAATGGGAGAGTGGAAAGAAAGCATAGGCATTTAATAGAAACTGCAAGAGCTTTAAGAGTTCATGCTAATTTGCCTATCAAGTTTTGGGGAGATAGTGTTCTCACAGCAACCTATCTCATTAATAAAATGCCTACAGCTATTTTGCATTGGAAGACACCTTTTGAAGTTTTGTTTAAAAGGAAACCAACTTATGATGAACTCAGAGTTTTTGGTTGCCAGTGTTTTGCACCCATTGCTAAATCTGTTACAGGTAAAGATAAATTTGCAGTAAAAGCAAGAAAATGCTTGTTTATAGGGTATCCCTATGGACAGAAAGGGTACACTTTATATGATATGCAACAACACACTACCTTTACTGCAAGGGATGTGATTTTTCAGGAGGATATCTTCCCTTTTAAGCAACAAATCCTTGATACTGATGATCCTAGACAACTGGTGGATCTTTTTCATGATATAGAAGATAATGACATTATATCTGTACAAAATCCTGCAGTTAATAATCCTGCAGTTAATGACCATTCTGAAATCGTATGCGATACATCGGCAACACCGAACTACCTGTCAATGATGTTACTGCTGGGGACATTTCAATGCCTGAAATTGCTGCAGATATGA
- the LOC141648169 gene encoding pathogenesis-related protein PR-1-like: protein MALSNISLTIVLVFGISLARMCAAIIPLIDHKLEYLVPHNIARAKQLMPPVVWNNTVAEYAKAYAQERAVDCALQHSNYLTPGYGENIAMSSGDLSPVEAFDLWVGEKSYYNYGSNSCTEGQMCGHYTQVIWKGTTSIGCASAKCQNGGTFVTCNYYPPGNYIGERPY from the coding sequence ATGGCTCTTTCTAACATTTCTCTAACTATTGTTTTGGTCTTTGGGATTTCCTTGGCCCGCATGTGTGCGGCCATAATCCCATTAATTGACCATAAACTAGAATACCTTGTCCCACACAACATAGcacgagcaaaacaacttatgcCACCAGTCGTGTGGAACAACACGGTAGCGGAATATGCCAAGGCATATGCCCAAGAGAGAGCCGTTGATTGTGCTTTACAACATTCTAATTATCTAACACCGGGATATGGTGAGAACATTGCAATGAGCTCAGGAGATCTTAGTCCCGTCGAAGCCTTTGATTTATGGGTGGGAGAAAAGTCTTATTATAATTATGGATCAAATTCTTGTACGGAAGGCCAAATGTGTGGGCACTATACCCAAGTTATTTGGAAGGGTACAACAAGTATTGGGTGCGCAAGTGCAAAATGCCAAAATGGGGGTACTTTTGTCACTTGCAATTATTATCCACCTGGAAATTATATTGGAGAGCGTCCTTATTAA
- the LOC141646334 gene encoding pathogenesis-related protein 1A-like, which produces MKISFALAIISTIFITSQAQNNPIDYIAAHKSARSAVGVATLVWDTNLAKYAQTYANQRAADCNLVHSATEDYGENIAVGYGYSNGFTGVDAVNLWVAEKPHYDYYSNTCKNGECGHYTQVVWRDTVRLGCARVTCKNGGVFVTCNYDPPGNYEGEKPY; this is translated from the coding sequence ATGAAGATCTCATTTGCCCTAGCCATAATATCAACCATATTCATCACTTCCCAAGCTCAAAACAACCCAATAGACTACATAGCCGCCCACAAATCGGCTCGCTCTGCGGTAGGGGTGGCGACGTTAGTGTGGGACACAAACTTAGCCAAGTACGCTCAAACGTACGCCAACCAAAGGGCGGCCGATTGCAATCTTGTGCACTCGGCCACTGAAGACTATGGCGAAAACATAGCCGTTGGGTACGGGTATAGTAACGGGTTTACTGGCGTGGATGCGGTGAATTTGTGGGTGGCGGAGAAACCACATTACGATTATTATTCTAATACGTGCAAAAATGGGGAGTGTGGGCATTATACTCAAGTTGTTTGGAGGGATACGGTGCGATTAGGGTGTGCTAGGGTTACTTGTAAAAATGGTGGGGTGTTTGTTACTTGTAACTATGATCCTCCAGGTAATTACGAGGGCGAGAAGCCTTATTAG